One Maribacter sp. HTCC2170 genomic window, TTACATACGCTATAGCAACAACCAAAAGAAAACCAACAACGACAAATAAGGTTTTTTTAAGCCCTTTTGGGTTTGCGAAAAGATTCATTAAAGTGAACACCAAACTTGCGACTACTGCAATTCCCAATAATAGGTATGTAATCATAAACATTGTGTTCATTGCCCCACTCTGGGCAGCTTCAGCCGTTGGCATATCCTTCTCTGGCAACATATACCAAAGTATAGCGGAGATAACGCCAATTACTAACAAAAATATTTTTAAAATTTTATGCATGATACATTTTGTATTAAGTCCGACTTATTTTTTATGGTCTACCAACATATCAATCAATGAGATTGATGAATCTTCCATATCATTAACAATACTATCGATTTTTGCAATGATGTAGTTATAGAAGATTTGAAGTATGATAGCCGTAATAAGACCAAATACAGTTGTTAATAATGCTACCTGAATATCGCCGGCAATAAGCGATGCACTAAGGTTACCCACTGCACTAATTTTCTGGAAGGCCTGAATCATACCGATTACCGTTCCCATGAAACCAAGCATTGGCGCAATTGCGATGAACAATGACAACCAAGAAACATTCTTCTCTAATTGTCCCATTTGAACACCACCGTATGCCACAACTGATTTTTCTGCTGATTCAACGCTTTCCCCTGCTCTATCCAAACCTTGATAGTAGATTGATGCAACAGGGCCTTTTGTATTTCTACAAACTTCCTTCGCAGCCTCAACACCACCAGATGCCAAAGCATCTTCAACTTGTTGTTTTAATTTAGTCGTGTTTGTTGTAGCCATAT contains:
- a CDS encoding MotA/TolQ/ExbB proton channel family protein produces the protein MKRSFSILAMAGLFVAGTNTVSANIASAIVLQDAAPEASKGFTQVLKEMFITGGAGFMGIVLLCLILGLAVAIERIIYLNMATTNTTKLKQQVEDALASGGVEAAKEVCRNTKGPVASIYYQGLDRAGESVESAEKSVVAYGGVQMGQLEKNVSWLSLFIAIAPMLGFMGTVIGMIQAFQKISAVGNLSASLIAGDIQVALLTTVFGLITAIILQIFYNYIIAKIDSIVNDMEDSSISLIDMLVDHKK